CAGAAAAAGGAGGAAAAAAACCCCTACAATGCCGCCGAAAGCCGAAGACAACAAAGAGGTGTACAGGGCGGCGTCGGCTTCGCCGCGTTTGGTCAACGGCCAGCCGTCAAAAGTGGTGGCCACGGACGAAGGCGTGCCCGGCGTACAGATGAGGATAGCCGAGTTGGCGCCGCCATAGATGGCCCCCACGTAAATGGCCCCCAGCATCACCAGCCCAGAAGTGGGAGACATGGCAAAGGTGGCCGGCACCATGAGAGCCACCCCCATGGTGGCGGAAAGCCCCGGCAGCGCCCCGATAATAATGCCGCCCGCCAGCCCCAGTAACATAAGGATGATATTAAAGGGGTCCAGCAAGTTAAGTAAAGAAGGAACAATAAATTCTGTCATTGGGGGTTCCTTGAATCAGGGGCAGCGGGCAAGGCCGCCCCGACTGCGGTTTGGACAGGTCTCGCTGCGGAGCCGGCGCGAAAAGAAAGCCTGGGGCCTGCGCCGGCGGGCGTGGAACGGTTCGCCGTCATGCTGTACTGACAGCGAACCGCCCCACCCGCATAAAGTGCAAGGAATCTGCAGAATTATTTAAGCAGCCCGGCTTCCTGCAGCAGTTTTTTATCGGCTTCTTGCACCGAACGGATATAGGCGGCGGTGGCGGCGCCGTCCATATATTCCGCGGGCTGACCGGCTTTTTTCATATCAGACAAGTAGTCAGGGTCGTTGCAAATCTTTTTGAAAGTTTTCCGCAAAAAAGCAAGCGCCTCGGGCGAAGTGCCTTTGGGCGCGGCAAAAATACGGCGGATATCCGAAACAAGATTGATGTTCTGCTCTTTCAACGTTGGCACGTCGGGCAGGAAACTGTTGCGCTTTTCCGCCGCTACGTTCAACACATTGAACTCTTCAATGGAGCGCATCACATCGTTTATATTGCCAAAAATCAAGTCCACTTCGCCGCCCAGCAAAGCGGCGTTCTGGTCTGCAGCACCTTTATAGAAAACACGGCTCAGCTTAGCATCTGGGAACAGCTTGCAAAACTCCAGAAACATCAGGTGATGCCCACTAAGTGGGCCCACCAAACCTACTTTAAGTTTGTTGGGATTTTTTCTGGCGTATTCGAGAATTTCAGAAAACGACTTAAATTTACTGCCTTTCAGCACAACAACACACTGGGGGTCATTGACCACCTGCGCGATGTAGTCAAAACTTTCCGCATCAAATGCGGCGCGCTGCGCCAGAGATTGCAACACCAGATGGGGCACGTTGAGACCGCCGA
The sequence above is a segment of the Desulfovibrio legallii genome. Coding sequences within it:
- a CDS encoding tripartite tricarboxylate transporter substrate binding protein, translated to MKPTTLFPSLALALTLLLAAMPAAAAYPEKPVSMIIAFTAGGSSDVQARIMQKYWDKYVKEPWVFVYKPGAGGIIGFTEIAKAAPDGYAIGGLNVPHLVLQSLAQRAAFDAESFDYIAQVVNDPQCVVVLKGSKFKSFSEILEYARKNPNKLKVGLVGPLSGHHLMFLEFCKLFPDAKLSRVFYKGAADQNAALLGGEVDLIFGNINDVMRSIEEFNVLNVAAEKRNSFLPDVPTLKEQNINLVSDIRRIFAAPKGTSPEALAFLRKTFKKICNDPDYLSDMKKAGQPAEYMDGAATAAYIRSVQEADKKLLQEAGLLK